From the genome of Candidatus Neomarinimicrobiota bacterium, one region includes:
- the pilO gene encoding type 4a pilus biogenesis protein PilO, producing the protein MNELKRNIIALTVIFLMMIAGWYFFIYFPIASELNPVEARIEFIRSQMKKVEEMGVGISKLIDNVEDARDSVMLLKEKMGALSELDSILGEIRLTAEIYDLQLQTLAPKLSLNSFDDVSLYRRESVSGLVKLPVDLRVRGDYLNFGKFMEALHENGLLYSVEDLKMRRKVNELPMISFHIVMYLFLLDDAIGAIDT; encoded by the coding sequence ATGAACGAGCTGAAAAGAAATATAATCGCGTTAACAGTCATATTTTTGATGATGATTGCCGGATGGTATTTCTTCATTTATTTCCCGATCGCGAGTGAACTGAATCCCGTTGAAGCAAGGATCGAATTTATTCGGAGCCAGATGAAGAAGGTTGAGGAGATGGGTGTGGGAATCAGCAAGCTGATAGATAATGTTGAAGATGCAAGAGATTCGGTAATGCTGCTTAAGGAGAAAATGGGAGCACTAAGCGAGCTCGATTCTATTTTAGGGGAGATACGTTTGACAGCCGAGATATACGATCTGCAACTTCAGACGCTCGCGCCGAAACTTTCACTCAATTCATTCGATGACGTATCCCTATACAGGCGCGAATCGGTATCGGGCTTGGTGAAACTTCCTGTAGATTTGAGGGTGAGAGGCGACTATTTAAATTTTGGCAAGTTTATGGAGGCGCTGCACGAAAACGGGTTGCTTTATTCAGTGGAAGACTTAAAAATGAGAAGAAAGGTAAATGAGCTTCCCATGATTTCCTTCCATATCGTTATGTATC